The Macrobrachium rosenbergii isolate ZJJX-2024 chromosome 14, ASM4041242v1, whole genome shotgun sequence sequence CTAGAACCTTTAAACCATTTGTATCAGCTAGAGTTCAGGAGATTCAGGATGCTTTGCCAggattttcaaaagaattttgctATGTTCCTTCACAATTGAATCCTGCCGATGCATTAACCAAGCCAATAAAGCCAAGTGAACTACAAGGATGGATCAATGGTCCTGATTTTCTTCTGAACAGTTCTCAAGATGGATTTTGGGGAACCGACaatgattttgattttctttagttttactcagaccactgagctgattaacagctctcctaggctgattgtgatttttatggggaaccaattggttacttagcaacgggacctacagctgattttgaaatgaatttctatcaccagaaataaattctctaactcttcatcagccgttGTTGAAATCCGTCCCATTGTGGTAAGCTCAActgactcggccaacaaagggcttagtGAAAGGACACGCAGAATCTCTTAAAAGGATCCAATTTGTTGAAATTTTGGCTGATGAGAGTTTTGAGGAAAGATTTACAGAACTCTCTTCAGACTGGAATAGACTTGTACGAATAACTGCTTATTGGCGCCGTTTGCTATTACAACAAAACCCAGAAAACTATCAAAGTCATCTAGAACCTAAAGAAATACAAGAAGCAGAACTGGCTTTATTTTATGCAAGCCAGAAGTCTTTAAATAATCAAGATGAAGTTAATCATAAACAGATTAAGAAGCTTGACCCAAAGTTGGATGAAAAAGGCATTTTAAGAATTGGAGGCAGACTACATAAGCTCCATTTACCTTATGAGCAGAGGCATCCAGTTTTATTGGTGAGGAATTCTTCCCTGGCTGAAGCATTCGGTCAGATGATTCATCGATGTACAGGTCATCAAGGATATAGAGTCTCAATTGCTTTAGCTTTTAAGCATGGAGTTTACATTATTGGAGGAGCAAGATTATTTAAGGACATTGCTTTCAAGTGTTGTTTCTGCAGAACCAGACGTCGCCTATTGTTGGGCCAACAGATGGGGGAACTGCCAAGTTTCAGAGGTGAGCCCAATACCCCCCTTTTAGCAGAGTTGCATTAGATTTCTTTGGCCCTGTCAAAATAAAGTTAACTCGTAATGCAAGCACTGAAGGAAGTATAATGATCATAACTTGCACCGTCACTCGTGTCATATCTCTTGAACTGGTCGACTCATTGTCTTCAGATGCTTTTCTCTGTGCTTGGAGAAGATTTACTTGTAATCATGGAATCCATCCAGTTTTGGCAGTAAGTGACAGGACGCAATTTCATAGGGGCTCAAGAGAAATTGCAAAAGTGGATAAATTCTTGGAACGAGAGCCTAATAAAGGACAAGTTTGCAATTGCTGGGACAGATTTTGAGTGGAAATTCAACACACCTCACGCTTCTCATATGAATGGTGTTGTTGAATCATTGATCAGAAGCTGTAGAAGAGGTTTAGATGCAGTAGCAGATTATCACCACAAGAAATTCAGTGCTTTGGAATGGCAAACAATACTGTCAGAGGTGATGTACCTTGTTAATTCACGACCACTTTTCCCAAATGGACCAGATCCTCTTGAGTCCCCAACTATAACCGGCAATGACTTACTGTTTCCTCACGGGCAACCTTCAGTTCTACAACCATATACCGGTAACGAAGTGAACTTGAGAAGCATGGTAGAGGTAGCTCAACAGAGAATTCAGATATTTTGGGAGACTTGGATTCGTTATATGCCTCCTCAGCTAGTACAAAGATCGAAATGGTTTCATCCCAAACAGAATCTTCAAGTTGGTGATTTGGTTCTTCTTCTGGAACCAGGCCTAAAGGGAGGTGTCGCTCCTAGGGGACTGTGGAGGCGCGGTCTTGTTGAGAGGATTCATCCCGGAAAAGATGGGCTTGTTCGAAGAGTTACTGTTCGAACAGTGGAGAATGGAAAGGTGGTTCACTGGGAGAGACCCATTCATAAACTTTGCTTAATTGCTACGGTACAAGAGCTTCAACATGGATTCCAAGCTAAGGCAGATAAAGATGCTCAAAATTAAATTTGCagaatttcatttacattgtaAACCAAACTGATTTggtctctctctatatgtatatgttttgaaAGTCCTTTAAATTATTGTGGTTCATTGCATTCTCCACTAGGCGGGAGTGTAGCGGACTTTCAAACGGTTGTTTGTGCTGTTTAAGTATTTATTACTCTAAAGATTTGGGTGTCTGTAAATGCTGTTTACCCTTAAACGAGCATTAATATGGTTACTGTCTATTTGCTAGTGGTTGCTTCCAGGCTGTTTATATTTTAACGTTTAGTCTTTTAGTAGCAAGGTCTGACTGACAGACCATAAGTGAATACGCTCTTGTTTTAAATTTGGATAACCGTTTACATATAGTCGGGTGGACTTTGtgagtgatattaatatttactgtattagtCACTattagttgtatttttgttttatctatttattctttgcatttaaatattttgtctttattttcgttATACCATAAGCAGTTCGtattttgtcattactttgtgcagttttatttgtcatttattttgtgttttttcttcttgtaGACTTCACCGAATAAAGAGAAGTGGTAGAAGTGGTTTTCCTGACTTGTGGAATCTCAACGTTGTCCAAATTAGTGAAGTAAATCCAAATCGACTTCTGCCATGGAGGACTTTGTAGCAGCGGactacggaaaataaaaaaactcagatATACTTGAAGTCTCAAATTACCTGAGGGATAAATAGGCTAAAGGAACTCCTTGAAAAGGGCTGTACTGACAATGTTGAAATAAATCGCAGAATATCCATGATGGAGGgacgaataaataattttcagaaatttgaatCAGATGGAAAAATTCTTATTATGCAATGATctaatatataacaaagaagGTAATATGACCGAGTGGGCTCGTGATCTGGAGACCCAGTCAGAGGAGTTGGACTCAAAGAGCTGTCATATTGTCATCTCTATGCTCGGAGTTTTTAGAAAAGCACACGCCAACTGGACTCTACAAAGGACGAAGAAATGTTGAAGCTTATCGAGAAGCTTTCGACTGCTGGATGATATTCGAATAGCAGAGAAATCACGACCTGCCATCCGAATTCCAGGTCTTCATGCACTGTGTTGGGATGGAACACCCCAAAACTTTCAGTCGTGGAGGGTCTGAATGGACCAATACTTTGAGTCAGCTGGTATGACTGATGGTAAAGAAAAAGCTCATGATCTTGTTAAATGGCAACGCATTACCAAAAGTAGTTCAAGATACTATTGTGGACTGCAGTTCTGTTGATGGTGAAAATGGAGCTTGAGGCGCCTTGAAGAGAAGGTACCAACATCTGCCATCATACGAGATGTACTACTTGGTTTAGAAGCCTTGAAACCAATGAAGTCTACAGCAGCAAGGGAGATGAGACAGGTTTTGGATGGACTGACTGATTTTGCTCGGCAAATGAGAGAACTTGGTCAAGAAAGGAATTGGATTCATTCATGACAATTGAAATCGCCAGCAGAAAGATCGAATCTGGAATTTATTACGAATATATGCGgcaatcaaaatgtcataatCAGACATTAGCAGAGTTGATTACATATCTACGGAGAGAAACAGAAGCTAGAGAGCGTCGAGAACATCCCCATCTCCTGAGTGATAATACTAACAAGTCAGCTGTAAACTATTTTAGAGACAAAGCTCAGAATGATAAATCCTTGGCTACATTGGTTGATGATGGGAGGGCTTGCCTtttgcatagataaaactcaTTTGATCATTAAATGTCCTATCTTTATATCAAAAACCAAGGAAGAAAGACGAAGGATGATTGTGAGCAGTAAGACGTTTCTTTTGTCTTAGAGCCAATCACAACGCAATCAATTGTACACTCCCGGATAAGAAACGCTGTGTAGATTGCCAACTTTATCATTATCGATTTGTAGCCTGCCCGCCATACGGAAATAAAGTACAGCCAAGGACTTTTTCTGGGTTGGAAAGTTCACGGGCGGGAGGTACTTCTGCTTTGAACACGAATCTAACTCTGTCGGGAGATGCTTCTGAGTGCAACATTGGTCATGCACGGGAGGTTGCTTCAGATGCAGATGCAACATTCAACACAGTAGGGACCCTGAACTCAAGCCAGGAAGGAAAATTCATCGACGCTACTCCCTACAACGGAAGTAGAACTGCAAGATGTTGAGAAAAAATGGCATCGTGTGGTTGCATTTATTGATACAGGTGCCGATACAATATTGCTTAAGTTATCCACAGCCAAGCATTTTGGCTTGCAAGGTGAACCATTCAAGTTTCAATATGGAGTAGCTGGAGGAGGTATTGCTGAGGAAAGCAGTGCCAAGTTTTCTATCCAGATTAGACCAGTGAATGGAATTAAGTCATACAATGTAATTGCAATTGAATTGAGAAACCAGCCCATAACAGTCCTGCAGTTGAGGGGATATTTTTGATGAGTATCCTCATCTGAACGCTGCCAGGATCGTTACCCACAGATGAAGCAGAAATTGATATCATCATTGGTTATGACTATTATTTCCTTACAATGCCAGTTGAGAGCGTAAAAGACTCTGTGTCTCCTGAATCGTCTCCAATTGCCGTCAAAAGTATCTTGGGATGGACCATTTTTGGGGGAATATTCCAAAACCCAAACCACATGCTGCATCCAGGGTCCAGTTTTGAGTCATTTGGAGGATTTGCAGAAATTATATATCTGATGTTGTTGGTGTCAAACCAACAACATTGTGTGTTTGCTCAGATAAGGAAATAGCAGAGTCTCAGTTCATAAAACATTGTCGAAATAAGCTTTGCATTAATGCGGATGGTCGCATGACTGTGGAAATGCCTTGAAGCCCGGTTTCTGAAGCATTGGAGTGTAACAAGCCTCAAGCAGAAATAAGACTTATGAGCcaagaaaaagattaattaagAATGGAACCTTTGatgaatataaagaagaaatccAGAAATTAATTGAAAGTTGCTTTGTGAGAGAATTATATCCAGAGGAATCCAGAGATGAGGGATGGTACTTACAACATCATGCTGTATATCAGCTACACAAATCAACAAAGGTTCGCATCGTATGGAATTCTGCTGCCAAGTTCAATGGCTTGTGTTTGAATGATGGATTTTA is a genomic window containing:
- the LOC136845668 gene encoding uncharacterized protein; protein product: MNGVVESLIRSCRRGLDAVADYHHKKFSALEWQTILSEVMYLVNSRPLFPNGPDPLESPTITGNDLLFPHGQPSVLQPYTGNEVNLRSMVEVAQQRIQIFWETWIRYMPPQLVQRSKWFHPKQNLQVGDLVLLLEPGLKGGVAPRGLWRRGLVERIHPGKDGLVRRVTVRTVENGKVVHWERPIHKLCLIATVQELQHGFQAKADKDAQN